A window of Littorina saxatilis isolate snail1 linkage group LG7, US_GU_Lsax_2.0, whole genome shotgun sequence contains these coding sequences:
- the LOC138970673 gene encoding uncharacterized protein, with the protein MVKTRKLKTGPKDRINKAGHSMNPDRLKTKGTGNNMRDKSTIKRLQMYRGGKPVRNTSGEIIKAAVFQSKLPSGTQARVEPNRRWFGNTRTIKQSALQEFQEEMKKVKNDPYKVVMRQTKQPVTLLNVVSKNVRGHILDTMSYSKCFGKKATRKRPKLPYASIEEMMEHVQTAHDKYDETKDSNIIKDDQGVRDEEPELIFRAGQSKRIWNELYKVIDSSDVLIEVLDARDPMGTRCYQVEKYLKKEKPHKHLIMVLNKVDLVPAWATQKWVAILSSEHPTMAFHASITNPFGKGALINLLRQFKNLHLDKKQISVGLIGYPNVGKSSIINALKSKKVCKVAPLAGETKVWQYVTLMKRIYLVDCPGVVYPHGATPTDCVLKAVVRIENIKDPQDYIGAMLERVKEDYIRKAYNITTWESPEDFLEQVSKRLGKLLKGGEPDINTTARMILNDFQRGKIPYFARPPETPLDQIKLAKPPPSVTVVQNYTSIRVHPKFEHEDDKSVEPIPEGIEAVDDDEEKENDDSDDEEEVDDENEDGVKADGDAEENLSSDDDDDDSSDDDDDDEDEEETAENGDENGLTPAESKGDGSSDKTSAPTQKKKKSKSVSFMPLEPAAEGEESKRSKKRRARNKGSNSSLASHAFLAPTRMKLDKLMREGQRIEKRLELIKAKQQKKKEVKQGKDSLPEKNGTRKQRTLTKKQRLSDTKKEPLVSKSAKPVVSVPKKTFAVQPDESAVTVVSSEEVSEVKTKKPVVSASGKWNVSAQKSAPVRGSVVQHTGVNPLFAVDNTDNVTTVELVSPTPSAATLASSTAAAARKKAQKRQMKEEEEEDTPRLNSKMKRRLEREGRQRKIGKHFYSEVNVKNRKR; encoded by the exons ATGGTGAAGACAAGAAAACTGAAGACTGGTCCTAAGGACAGGATCAATAAAGCTGGACACAGCATGAATCCAG ATCGGCTAAAGACGAAGGGGACGGGCAACAACATGCGAGACAAAAGTACCATCAAGCGTCTGCAGATGTACAGAGGAGGAAAACCTGTCAG AAACACTTCAGGAGAGATTATCAAGGCTGCTGTTTTCCAATCAAAGCTTCCGTCAGGAACTCAAGCTCGAGTGGAACCCAACAGAAGATGGTTTG GCAACACACGGACCATCAAGCAGTCTGCACTGCAGGAGTTCCAGGAGGAGATGAAGAAGGTGAAGAATGATCCGTACAAGGTCGTCATGCGTCAGACCAAACAGCCCGTCACGCTGCTCAATGTCGTCAGCAAG aatgtgAGAGGTCACATCCTTGACACAATGTCTTATTCAAAGTGCTTTGGGAAAAAGGCGACAAGGAAAAGACCCAAGCTTCCATATGCCAGCATTGAG GAAATGATGGAGCACGTCCAGACAGCACACGACAAGTACGACGAGACTAAAGACTCTAACATCATCAAGGACGACCAGGGCGTGAGGGACGAGGAACCGGAGCTCATCTTCAGGGCCGGCCAGTCCAAGCGCATCTGGAACGAACTGTACAAG GTGATTGACTCGTCCGACGTGCTGATCGAGGTTCTGGACGCCCGCGACCCGATGGGCACCCGCTGCTACCAGGTTGAGAAGTACCTGAAGAAGGAGAAGCCGCACAAACACCTGATCATGGTCCTCAACAAGGTGGACCTGGTGCCTGCCTGGGCCACT CAAAAGTGGGTGGCCATCCTGTCCTCGGAGCATCCCACCATGGCGTTCCATGCCAGCATCACCAATCCCTTCGGCAAGGGTGCGCTCATCAACCTGCTGCGACAGTTCAAAAAT CTTCATCTGGACAAGAAGCAGATCAGCGTGGGATTGATCGGCTATCCCAACGTGGGCAAAAGTTCCATCATCAATGCCCTGAAGTCCAAGAAAGTCTGCAAAGTTGCCCCCCTTGCTGGCGAGACCAAG GTGTGGCAGTACGTCACCTTGATGAAGAGAATCTACCTGGTAGACTGCCCAGGTGTTGTGTACCCTCACGGAGCCACCCCTACAGACTGTGTCTTGAAAGCTGTG GTGCGCATAGAGAACATAAAAGACCCGCAGGACTACATTGGCGCCATGCTGGAGAGGGTAAAGGAGGACTACATCAGGAAGGCCTACAACATCACCACCTGGGAATCACCTGAAGACTTCCTGGAGCAGGTGTCCAAGCGCCTCGGCAAACTGCTCAAG GGTGGGGAGCCCGACATCAACACAACGGCCAGGATGATTCTCAACGACTTTCAGCGCGGGAAGATCCCATACTTTGCCAGGCCCCCTGAAACACCT CTGGATCAGATCAAGTTGGCCAAACCACCACCCTCGGTCACCGTCGTCCAGAACTACACATCCATCCGCGTCCATCCAAAATTCGAGCATGAGGATGATAAATCCGTGGAACCCATCCCCGAAGGAATCGAGGCtgtcgatgatgatgaggagaaaGAAAATGACGACAGCGATGACGAAGAAGAGGTTGATGACGAAAACGAGGATGGTGTCAAGGCTGATGGTGATGCTGAAGAGAATTTATCaagcgatgatgatgatgatgacagctctgacgacgatgatgatgatgaagatgaggagGAGACAGCCGAGAACGGAGACGAGAACGGCTTAACTCCAGCAGAAAGTAAGGGCGATGGTAGTAGCGACAAAACGTCAGCTccaacacagaagaagaagaagtcaaagAGCGTCAGCTTTATGCCTCTGGAGCCTGCCGCTGAGGGCGAGGAAAGCAAACGCAGCAAGAAGAGGAGAGCTCGCAACAAGGGCAGCAACTCTTCACTAGCCTCGCACGCTTTCTTGGCTCCCACCAGAATGAAGCTGGACAAGCTAATGCGAGAGGGCCAGAGAATTGAGAAACGACTGGAGCTCATCAAAGCCAAGcagcagaaaaaaaaagaagttaaacAGGGTAAAGACTCTCTTCCGGAAAAGAATGGTACAAGAAAACAGCGGACACTGACGAAAAAGCAGAGACTGTCAGATACAAAGAAGGAGCCTTTAGTGTCAAAGTCGGCCAAACCTGTCGTGTCAGTTCCCAAGAAAACGTTTGCTGTACAGCCAGACGAAAGTGCTGTGACTGTGGTTTCATCTGAAGAGGTTTCAGAAGTCAAGACGAAGAAACCTGTTGTTTCTGCCAGCGGCAAGTGGAATGTTTCCGCTCAAAAGTCGGCGCCTGTACGAGGGAGCGTCGTTCAGCATACAG GGGTGAACCCACTTTTCGCTGTCGACAATACTGACAACGTCACAACGGTAGAGTTGGTCTCTCCTACGCCGTCAGCAGCAACACTGGcatcatcaacagcagcagcagctcgCAAGAAGGCTCAGAAAAGACAGAtgaaagaggaggaagaagaagacacgCCTCGATTGAACAGCAAAATG AAGCGGCGTTTGGAACGAGAGGGCCGGCAGAGGAAGATCGGGAAACATTTCTACTCCGAGGTCAATGTCAAGAACAGGAAACGTTGA
- the LOC138971936 gene encoding uncharacterized protein, whose translation MPPRKPATSKRPARTRPNATASAASQHQAADNTVTQASPIEAVLAELRRLSEGQEQLRQENRALAAQVQHIAGQQGTAEPTAPATTSTLQSTAAPLQGPAAQLPTPQCGGSASLVQQIAGAAFSIPLPGSSIATNQSASAAGFAGLDATAQALATASVSDSTVQAYKRTWTQLHTFCNQKGVALQIPVSESTVARFIASLFEDNYAPSSITSAVSAISFIHKMTKMPDPSESFFIKKMLTGCRKLKGTVDSRLPITLPMLNTIVNASSNTLSSQFNRCRFRAMCTLAFRALLRLGEMTASKNNLQVQDVVLSSQDVQIHFKQYKHSKGTVVRHIPKASTGEELSCAVSSLHQYMVMRGSNPGPLFTLQNGEAVSRGNFATELRAALKFAGYQDEQYTSHSFRIGSATHLAATGASDAQIRHAGRWASGAFNAYIRINKVAE comes from the exons ATGCCGCCAAGAAAGCCAGCAACCTCGAAGCGGCCGGCTAGGACCCGACCGAATGCCACGGCAAGCGCTGCTTCCCAACACCAGGCGGCCGACAACACGGTAACACAGGCGTCACCGATTGAAGCTGTCCTGGCAGAACTCCGGAGGCTATCTGAAGGACAGGAACAGCTGCGGCAGGAGAATCGAGCGCTGGCTGCACAAGTCCAACACATCGCGGGGCAGCAGGGAACGGCAGAACCAACAGCACCGGCAACAACATCAACGCTGCAGTCAACAGCAGCGCCACTACAAGGGCCAGCAGCACAGCTGCCAACGCCACAATGCGGGGGTAGCGCAAGCCTGGTACAGCAGATTGCAG GTGCAGCGTTTTCGATCCCTTTGCCCGGTAGCAGCATCGCTACCAACCAGAGTGCCTCCGCTGCCGGCTTCGCTGGGTTAGACGCCACGGCGCAGGCGCTGGCAACCGCGTCAGTATCCGATAGTACAGTGCAGGCCTACAAGCGTACATGGACCCAGCTACATACCTTTTGTAACCAAAAAGGCGTAGCACTCCAAATCCCCGTGTCTGAGTCGACAGTGGCGAGATTTATTGCCTCATTATTCGAGGATAATTACGCTCCCAGTTCCATAACTTCAGCAGTTTCGGCCATCAGTTTCATTCATAAAATGACCAAAATGCCAGACCCCAGCGAGTCGTTCTTCATAAAAAAGATGTTGACGGGTTGCCGTAAACTGAAAGGCACAGTGGATTCTAGACTGCCTATTACCTTACCGATGCTAAATACCATCGTGAACGCCAGCAGCAACACATTGTCCAGTCAGTTCAATAGATGTAGATTTAGAGCTATGTGTACTCTCGCGTTTCGGGCTCTGTTACGATTAGGAGAAATGACCGCATCAAAAAATAACCTACAAGTGCAGGACGTAGTCTTGAGCAGTCAAGACGTACAAATCCATTTCAAGCAGTACAAACACAGCAAAGGCACGGTGGTCCGACATATCCCGAAAGCAAGTACCGGCGAGGAATTGTCGTGCGCAGTGAGCTCTCTACATCAATACATGGTAATGCGTGGTAGCAATCCTGGACCGTTGTTCACATTACAAAATGGGGAAGCAGTCTCCAGGGGGAATTTTGCAACAGAGTTGAGAGCGGCCCTCAAGTTCGCAGGGTACCAGGATGAACAGTATACATCTCATAGCTTTAGAATTGGTTCAGCTACCCACTTAGCAGCTACTGGGGCGTCAGACGCACAGATCAGGCATGCAGGCAGATGGGCGTCGGGGGCATTTAATGCCTACATCAGAATAAACAAAGTAGCAGAGTAG